A portion of the Bufo gargarizans isolate SCDJY-AF-19 chromosome 7, ASM1485885v1, whole genome shotgun sequence genome contains these proteins:
- the PARS2 gene encoding probable proline--tRNA ligase, mitochondrial: MMRTLLRSSLPHLVVSRAHYNDTSKIKRLLLSRIYQPGNLWKENSPDIQAKSNEPTSKSQRLMFKAGLIRPTSPGCFHYLPHTVRSMEKLVRLIDRAMQEIGGQKIDMATLCSAALWRQSGRWDLVGKELLCLVDRHNQEYCLGPTHEEYVTSLVATEGGISYKQLPLLLYQITRKFRDEKRPCFGLLRGREFYMKDMYTFDITEEAAYRTYNSVCDAYANIFRTLGLKHVKVQADTGNIGGKMSHEFHLPASIGEDKLMVCGSCDFAANVETLYPDDKSCPSCKGELAESKGIEIGHTFYLGTKYSHVFNAVCLDAQNKPVVAEMGCYGIGVSRLLAASLEVLSTEEDIHWPGLISPYQICLIPPKKGSKETAASLVAEELYDSISAVPHMSNEAVLDDRDHLTIGKRVKEAHMMGYPYIIVIGKKALESPPVFEVQNHRTGEVQFLSKEGVLSFIQEVRVI; this comes from the coding sequence ATGATGAGAACACTGCTGAGGTCatcactgccccatctagtggtcAGCAGAGCGCACTACAATGACACATCCAAAATCAAACGCCTCCTGCTGTCCAGGATTTACCAGCCCGGTAATCTATGGAAAGAAAACTCGCCTGACATTCAAGCCAAATCGAATGAGCCCACCAGCAAGAGTCAGCGACTTATGTTTAAAGCAGGATTAATCCGCCCCACCAGCCCGGGATGCTTCCATTATCTTCCCCATACTGTGCGCTCAATGGAGAAACTCGTTCGTCTAATAGACCGGGCAATGCAGGAGATCGGGGGGCAGAAGATTGACATGGCGACCCTCTGCTCAGCAGCTCTGTGGAGGCAAAGCGGACGCTGGGATCTAGTGGGAAAAGAGCTGCTGTGTTTGGTGGACCGGCACAATCAGGAATACTGCCTAGGGCCGACGCATGAAGAATATGTTACCAGTTTGGTCGCCACCGAAGGCGGCATCAGCTACAAGCAGCTCCCTCTGCTGCTGTACCAGATCACCCGGAAATTCAGAGATGAAAAGAGACCTTGCTTCGGTTTGCTGCGTGGCAGGGAGTTCTACATGAAAGACATGTACACTTTCGATATAACTGAGGAGGCCGCCTACCGCACCTATAATAGCGTGTGTGATGCCTACGCTAACATATTCCGCACCCTTGGATTGAAGCATGTGAAAGTCCAAGCAGATACCGGCAATATAGGGGGGAAGATGTCGCACGAGTTTCACCTCCCTGCCAGTATCGGCGAGGACAAACTGATGGTGTGTGGCAGCTGTGATTTTGCCGCCAACGTGGAGACTTTGTACCCGGATGATAAGAGTTGTCCTAGCTGTAAAGGAGAGCTGGCAGAAAGCAAGGGCATCGAGATAGGGCACACTTTCTACCTCGGCACCAAGTACTCCCATGTTTTTAATGCTGTCTGCCTTGACGCTCAGAACAAGCCTGTCGTGGCCGAAATGGGCTGCTATGGCATCGGCGTTTCGAGGCTGTTGGCAGCGTCTCTAGAAGTTCTCTCTACCGAGGAGGATATTCACTGGCCAGGTCTGATTTCCCCATACCAGATTTGTCTCATCCCCCCTAAAAAGGGAAGCAAGGAGACGGCGGCATCGTTGGTGGCAGAAGAACTCTATGACTCTATATCCGCAGTTCCTCATATGAGTAACGAGGCCGTTCTTGATGATAGAGATCACTTAACTATTGGGAAAAGGGTAAAGGAAGCTCACATGATGGGTTACCCCTATATTATTGTCATAGGTAAAAAAGCATTAGAGAGCCCCCCGGTGTTTGAAGTGCAGAATCACAGGACGGGTGAAGTCCAGTTTCTTTCCAAAGAAGGAGTATTAAGCTTTATACAAGAAGTCCGGGTAATCTAG
- the TTC4 gene encoding tetratricopeptide repeat protein 4 — translation MDPKQPEEDDVMDQFMDKFRTQKYKAAFNEDNWEEEFEKVPMFMKKAPEEIDLEKNPELACLQSMLFDNEEQAKSYKEEGNDYFKEKNYKKAITAYTEGIKKNCKDAELNAVLYTNRAAAQFYLGNYRSSLNDAVAARKQKPDHLKAVIRGALCYMEVKNYPDALKWCDEGLKISPTERKLLETRTKADKLHRTAERDGRKLRQAEKKKQAEKDSLLHAIKDRGIKLLEQSKKEDDDEEEETLGALHNGISCCENVTGAQVFLDENGRLHWPVLFMYPEHSQTDFISAFHEDSRFIDHLIEMFSQDLPPWDTDQKYLAHNLEIFFEDEKSQSFYQVNPESTLLQVMQHGRYFVKAGTPSFLISVKQSPFCKKYFSDKKLHRIR, via the exons ATGGATCCGAAGCAACCGGAGGAAGATGACGTCATGGACCAGTTTATGGATAAATTCCGGACACAGAAGTACAAGGCGGCGTTTAATGAGGACAACTGGGAGGAG GAGTTTGAGAAGGTTCCCATGTTCATGAAGAAAGCTCCAGAGGAAATTGACCTGGAAAAAAACCCGGAGTTGGCCTGCCTCCAGTCTATGCTCTTTGACAATGAAG AACAAGCCAAATCCTATAAAGAAGAGGGAAATGACTACTTTAAAGAAAAGAATTACAAGAAAGCCATCACTGCTTATACAGAGGGCATCAAGAAGAACTGCAAGGACGCAGAGCTGAACGCGGTGCTGTACACAAACAGGGCAGCGGCACAGTTTTATTTAG GCAACTATCGCTCTTCTCTGAATGATGCCGTTGCTGCAAGAAAGCAGAAGCCTGACCACTTAAAGGCTGTGATTCGAG GTGCTCTGTGCTACATGGAAGTTAAGAACTACCCGGACGCACTGAAGTGGTGCGATGAAGGCTTAAAGATCAGTCCAACCGAGAGGAAACTTTTAGAAACAAGGACAAAAGCAGATAAACTtcat AGGACTGCAGAACGAGACGGCAGGAAGTTGAGACAGGCAGAAAAAAAGAAGCAGGCAGAGAAAGACTCTCTTCTCCATGCAATTAAG GATCGAGGAATAAAATTACTTGAACAAAGTAAGAAGGAAGacgatgatgaagaggaggagacattGGGGGCATTGCACAATGGTATCTCCTGTTGTGAAAATGTAACTGGAGCCCAAGTCTTTTTAGATGAAAATGGACGGCTTCATTGGCCTGTGCTGTTCATGTACCCGGAACACAGTCAGACAGACTTCATCTCTGCATTTCATGAAGACTCCAG atTTATAGATCATCTGATCGAAATGTTCTCACAAGATTTGCCCCCATGGGATACAGACCAAAAATACTTGGCTCACAATCTAGAG ATCTTCTTCGAGGATGAAAAATCGCAGTCCTTTTATCAGGTGAACCCAGAGAGCACATTACTCCAGGTCATGCAGCATGGCAG gtattttgtgaaagccgggACCCCATCCTTCCTCATTTCTGTGAAGCAATCTCCCTTCTGCAAAAAGTATTTTTCAGACAAAAAACTTCACAGGATACGGTGA